ATGGAAGTCCAAATAAATCTTCAAAGAAGTTTTTGCCGACCTTAGCACAGTTTTCACATAATAATTCTTTGTTATTATTTAACCTTGTAATAGCGCAGTCATTGTAAACTCCGTCACAGCCTATAACCAAAACTTCACAACTGCGAAGTTGTAGACCAGTAGCTACAACAGCATCGAGTTGGTTATGAATTAACCAAAAGCCATACGGAGAAAAGAACAGAACCTTATTTTTTTTAGACATCATGTTGATTTAGTTGCTAATAAAAAAACAAATTGTTTGTGCAATATTTTTAAATAAAACTGCTGATTATAATCAAAATTATAAGCTCACTTTAATATAACTTTTTTACTGATAGTAGTTATAGTTGCAATAATTTATAATACCCAATACTTGCAAAAATATTTCATTCAAATTATAAAACTAAATTATCGACTTGCACAATTGAGCTACTCGTAAATCTGCATTATGCTGCTGCTTAAAAAATGTCTTATCTATTTCTCTATGGGTTGAATTCAAAAATTCCTGTACCTTTTTTTGCGATTTTAAAGGGACAGTAACTCCCCATTTATTGGTCATCAGTGTATCATTCACACCCATAAGCAAACTGCCTGCTGGTATCCCCATTAAAACCGCTTCAATGAGAATGATGGAAGTAATTCCCAAAACAATATCCTGTTGTTGCAGGGTGTCTAGTATGTCGGTACTTTCGTCAATTGCAAACGGTAAGCCTGATTTTGCCAGCAAATCAAGGGAATCACGACACTTACCTTGGCGTGGATGAAACCGGATCAGCAATTTTTTCAAAGGTTTATAGTCAGTTAACACCTTAATTAAGATGTGAAGAATTTCAATCTCGTTAGCATTGGGTTGAGAAGCAAATAAAATATTTTGTACTACTTCTAGAGTATTTTTTCTAGATTTTTTTCTAGCAACCAACCAAGCAAAATAAGGCTGTCCTACAATGCAAATTCGATTTTTTGGTAATCCATCGGTAAGCATTCCTGTCGCACACACTTCATCTATGGCTGTGATAATATTTGGAAAAATTGCTTCTGCATCAGGATTGTTGAATGGTTGAAAACGCTGACGATAATTTGCCCAATAGTCTATAACAGCAACACTAGGAATACCCTCTTGCCTTGCCCAAAAAATAGCATCGCGTTCAAACTCATCATTTTGAGATGTTCCTGTTAGCAGAATATCTCCTTTTAATCTCACAAAAAGAATTTGGTGTTCTTCAGAAATTGGCGTACAAGCAACTGCAAGACGTTGAAATTGACGGATGGCTGGGCCTTTAGCATACGCTTCTACCTCTGTACCTGCTGCCCGCAAGGCTGCAACCGTTGCAGCCACAGCATTAGCACCGCCTGGATCGTGAGCGATCGCAATAATCTTCATTTATCTTTTCCTCGACTTAACTCTTCAGCATGAGCCAGGACTTTAGCAACAGAAGCTACGAAACGATCAACTAAGTCAATACCCCCAGGTATTTGGATGAGAGTTGTAGATAAAAGTGTCTCGTTATATGTCTTTTCAGCTATGGGACAGACACCAGTAGGATGACTGACAATTGTCTTGCCTTCTTGTTGCAGCTTTTGGAAAAGAGGTAGTCTGTATAAAGGACGCACATAACGCCCCGTTAAAGGACATCCTTCTGCTTGAAGTGCCTCCACAAATCTGTCCCGCGACAATCCAGCTTGTTGTGGATCGATCCAGATGGGATATGTATAGTAAACATGGCGATCGCCACTGCCAACTTTAGCCGTCCGCAATGCTTTAAACTTAGACAAGCCTTGGTCTAAAGCTTCAGCAATTTTTAGCCGTGGCTGTGTCAATTCTTCCAAACGTTGGAGTTGAACCTGAGCGATCGCCCCTTGAAGTTCAGTTAAACGGTAATTGTAACCAACAATATCAGCATCTTCATACCAGTTTTCCGCTTCTATTGCGTTCTCTCCATGATTACGCACCAGTGCTACTCGCCGCGCCAAGTAATCATCATTAGTGACTACAATCCCCCCTTCACCACACTGAATCGTTTTGTGACAATTGAGGCTGAAAACTCCCAAATGCGCAATTGTCCCCAACCAACGGCCCTGATGCTGACCTCCTGGTGCTTGGGCATTGTCCTCAATTAGAATCAAACCATGTCGATCTGCTAATTTACGTAAGCGCACCAGTTGGGCTGGGCCCCCAAACAAATTGACTGCGATAATTGCTTTTGTGCGTGTGCTAATAGCACCTTCAACAGCTTCTGGATCAATGCAGCAACTAGCCTCCTCATGATCGACAAAAACAGGAGTACCATTTGCCATAACCACTGCTGTTGCCGTTGCTGACATCGTTTGCGGTGGCACAATTACCTCATCACCAAAACTAACACCAGCTGCAATCACAGCGGCATGTAAACCACTAGTAGCAGAGTTAACACTCAAAGCGTGACGAACATTAAAGTAGTTAGCCCATTGTTCTTCTAATGTGCGAACTTGTTTCCCACCCATAAAGTACAGCCCAGCAGCACCGATATAGTCAGATAAAATACCGCTTTTCAATACTTGAATCGCGGCCTCTGTCTCCTGAAAACTAGTACTGATATACCTTGGTAATGGCTCTGGAAAAACCTTGGAACCTCCGAGTAAAGCCGGTTTTTCTCTAGTAATAACCATCAAATTACCTACTTAATTAGAAATTTGTTGTTTCTTGCCATTTCAACAACTTGTAAAGCAAGCACACCATCAGCGCCAGAACAGGTTGGTTGTCCGCCAATTTTTGCTAATTGCACAGCTTCGGTAACAGCCCCCAAAATGTGGCCTTTTAAGCCAGCTTCACAGATTATTTTTGCTTGGTCTAACTCTTGAAAGCCTGACCATTGACTAGGTTGAGCTGTCTGCCAAGTGACTTGCCCTCCTCCGGCGCTATACCGCAGCATACCGCCGGTTCCCCAGAGTTCGCCTTCGCCGATTGAACATCCAGTTCCACGTACTGCAATCAAATATGCAGTTAATCCGCTGTTCCAGGATAGTGCAATTGACTCGGCAGCGTCATCTTGAGCAACAGATAATTTTTCCAGACGATATGTACAAGAAACCGATCCGAATAAAGCCAATAACATATCGATCCAATGGGTTCCATTGTGCAATAAACCACCGTTATAGCGTAAGCAAGCACCAATTGGGGTTCCCAAGCCATCATCTTGGTTCGTTAGATTTTTCAAGGCTTGCAGCATTGGTGTCCAACGACGCGAATAGTTAGTTATCAAAATACAGCCCTGTGCAGAGCAAGCAGCTAGCATTATCTCTGCTTCTGCTACATTAACTGCAAGGGGTTTTTCGCACAGGATGACACGCGGTCGCCAAGCGAGTGCAGCAATAACTCCCTGAGCGTGTAAGTGAGTGGGGCTACATACTGATACTACTTCGAGGTGAAGTCCATCTGGTACATCTTTCAGACTGGAGTATACCTGTGCCTGGGAAAAACGTTGCAGAAAATTTTTACAAGCCTCTGGATCTGGATCTACTCCTAATACAACTGTTACGTTAGGGATTTGGGCATATCCTTCAGAATGGCTGAGTGGATCGCCTTGTGGGGAAATGCCAAAGCGATGCCCAATTCTTCCCAAACCAATAATACCGACACACACTTTCATGAGTTTAATTTCTCTTAGGAGTCAATCCATCCTTGTTGTTGGGCATAGTTAAGAATGTCTACTGTAGTAAATTGTGGATTCTGGGGATAAAGTGTTTCAAAAATGGCTTTGATGTGATCGTAGTCTTCTTGATAGTCAAGGGTAATACGGAAAAAAGGATTACTTAAGCCTGGAGGAGCAATAATATCCAAGCGACGATATCGCTCTGGATGTCGTCGGATGTACCAACCAACATGTTCACCAAAGGGTTTGGTGGAAGCAAAATCAACTGTTTGAGCTAGTGTTTTCCAAGACAACACCATGAGATCCAGCCCATGAGGATATGAACGTACTTCACAATTAGCAACGTAATCTACATGGGGGTAAGCCGCGAAAAAGGCGCAAATGTGCTGGTCAATCACATAAGGGTCAATTAGCGGGCAATCTCCGGTTAAAAGGACACTAACTTCTGCTTGATAGTGTCGCCCAGTTTCCACAACTCGTTCTAAGACATTTTCTTCTGAACCACGAAAGTAAGCAATATTGTGTTTACTGCATAAAGATGCGATTGCTTCATCTTTTTCATTAGTGGTTGTAGCAACTACCACTTCATCTATATAACGAGCGCGACGAGCGCGTTCAACCATCAGCAAGAGCATCGGTTTACCCACAGCTTCCTTGAGGACTTTACCAGGAAGGCGTGAAGAACCCATCCGAGCTTCTATAGTAGCTATAACACGAGTCATATTTTAGTGTTGGTGATAATCTTGGCGTCTAAAAGTTGTAAATTTTGCTGTATTTAAAACCTATAATTTATTTAATTTATATGACAATGCAATTGAACAAGAAACTTTTTCAGTTTCGGAATTAAGTTTTCTTTTCTCCTGGTTTTAAGTAAATCTCGTAATGAGCTGCTTAAGATATTTCCACCTCTTTTTTTTTCCAGTTCATAAAAATCTTCTCCATCCACAGAGGTAAGTACAACCCCATAAGATTGACCAAATCTGATTCCTGAATTATGTCTATAGCCTTCTATTCTATAACCAATTAATTCTAATGTATTAATCCATTTCCAAAGTCCTTCATGCTGTCCTGCATAAATTTTAATCAGATTAAGTTTATCGAAGCTGTGCTTAGTTAATAAAGCCATTGCTTCTAGGGCAGATCCCATAACTGTTTGGACACCCATAACAATACCTATTTCTGCATTTCTATTTATTAAATCAATATTCTTTAAGGAAATAACACCTATATGTTGATGATTCTCTCTAGAAATAATGGATAATACAATAGAGTTTGTTTTTTTTATTTCCTGCTCAATTATATGAGCTTCTTGTTCCCGGTTAATAGGATATACACCATGAATTAAATATCGTGTAATATCTGGATCATTAAACCACTGATGCCAATTACCTTCATAAATATCTTTCTGAATGTCAGGCAATCTAAGATAGACTATCTCACCTTCAAGGAAGCAGTCATTTTTATTTAAATTCATAGTTTAATATCTCCTTTTATCAAAAATATTTTCACTAATAAAAGCTGATTAAATACACAAATTCCAACTTATAGGCGTACCAATTTTGGCATCTTGCTTAATTTTTTTTCCTAGAATAGTGTCGTAATATTTTGGTGATAAACCCAATCCTGGGCGTACTGCTCTTAGGTTTTCTGATGTGAATATATCCCCTGCTTTCATGTCTTTGGCAATATAGAGCGAGCGCCGAAAAACCAGCGACTCTTTTTCAGCCTCAGTTGCTCCATATTTTATGTTGCCCAAAGCTTGCCAAGCTCTTTCACTTTCAATCACCAATTGTTGCATTTCTTCAGGTTCCATTGAAAAAGCTGAATCAACTCCACCATCAACCCGACGCAGCGTAAAATGTTTCTCAATAAATGTGGCTCCTAGTGCAACACTGACAACAGCAACTCCAATTCCCATAGTATGATCTGATAACCCTACCTGGACATTAAACAAATCATGCAGATGGGGAATTGTTAACAAGTTACTATTTTCTGGTGTAGCAGGATAGGTACTGGTACATTTAAGTAATATTAAGTCCTGACATCCAGCTTCTCTCGCTGTTATGACTGTTTCATCTAGTTCTGCTACAGTAGCCATACCAGTAGAAATAATCATTGGTTTACGAGTGCTGGCAACTTTGCGAATCAGAGGGAAATCAGTATTTTCAAAAGAAGCAATTTTATAAAAAGGTACTTCTAAAGATTCCAGAAAATCTACAGCACTAGCATCAAAGGGAGTACTAAAACCGATAATTCCTAGTTCTTTGCATCGGTCAAATATTGGTTTGTGCCATTCCCAAGGTGTATAAGCTTGTTGATATAGTTGATATAGAGAATTACCATGCCATAAACTATCAGGATTATTAATATAAAATTCACCCTCATTTATATCCAACGTCATAGTATCTGCTGTGTAAGTCTGGATTTTAAGTGCATTTACTCCAGCTTTAGCAGCAGCTTCAACAATTTCTAAAGCATGCTCTAAAGATTGGTTATGATTGCCAGACATTTCGGCAACAATAAAAGGGGGATGGTTTTGACCAATTTGTATTCCGGCAATATTAATTTCTTGCATAAATTATCACACCTGAAAAATATTTTATTAGCTTTTTATTAGAATTAAATATTTATATATCTTTTAATTTATTAGGAATAATCAGTGAACGTGTAGCTTCTAACCCAATATTCATGAGCGTATCTAAAATAGAAAGATGCGAAACAAAGATTTTACCTCGTTGTGAGTAGCAGGGATGCTCCCATATTTGATAGTTTAACTTAATATCTTCCTCAATAAACAGATGCTTTTCTTCTTCAATGTAAACCTTAGAACCCATAGGACTGTAATAGTAGTCAGCATCAAGCTGTTGGCATAAATTCACAAGCATTTCTGTTCTTCTACCTTGTGGATTTAAGTCTGATGCTTTAACAAAATTTGGCGATAGACCTAGTAAATCTGCAAAAAGTTTGATAAGAGAAATATTCAGATCGACAAGATACTCATATTCATAGTTGATAAATTCCTGTATAAATGGAAAGATTGTATGGAAGTAAACCGCAGAACCTAGACACGTTTGAATAGTACCCAGATGCTTTCTACGCCATACAGACGGGTTATTTAAAATCTGAATTTTAGATAGAGGTGTATCTAGAGGATGAGCTTTCACAGGAACAGTAAGCCAGATTAGTTGATCATCATTACCTTTGAGGCGATTACGATTATGCCAAGATTGTTTAACACACTGTACGTTATCTAGAAAGACAAAAACATCAGATTTAGCAATTAGTTCAAAATACCCCAACCAAGGTAGATAAGTTGGCTGGCTAATAACTACAGTCCTTGACATTTGCTCAGATCCTTTGCTGGTTATATTATATTGTGATTAGTAGGCTTTCTTTATAAAACTTAAGTTTGATTATTTCATTAATCTAATTATTATGATTACATTTTTTTTCGCGGCTGGATTTTTGCATTGTAAACATAAACTGTAAATTCAAAAGGAACGGTTTCTGGTTTGATTAAATAATCATGCCTCAGTGTAACACAGGGGGAAAGCTCCTCTTTACAGAAGTGGAATACTTGATCTGGATTAACATAGAAAAGCCCATCATTAAAGTAGTCAACATATGTAGAAAGTGCATTAAAAGCTAAAACACAGCGTGTATGAGAAAATAAAGTTTTTAATAAGGCTGTCATTATTCCCCAGTTATCGCTAAGACGGTTATTGAATACACCATTTATCAGAATATAGTCGAAATCTTCAGGTATACCTTCCGATAAAACATCACGTTGCTCAAACTTATATTTAGGAAATTTATTTTGAGCAAGCTTAATCATTCCTTCTGACACATCATAGCCAATATACTCGCCTACAAATTCTAATTCTTTTTGTAAAAACGTCAGTAAATGTCCTGTGCCACAACCAAAATCAAGAATTTTTTTTGAAGATAAATCACCAGACTGAATAAGAATTTCCATACGACGCTCTTGGGTTTTTCTGTTTGCCCATTGTACTGCATGAGGAGTATCACCATGCTGTTGAAACAAGTTTGAATAATGTTGTTTTATAAATAATATGTCTTCTTGGAAATGATGAGATTTCATAATTATTAAATGTAAGAAAATTACTAAATTTTAGAGAATTACATAGAATGCAGAATTTGATTTAATACTCTTCTAGACCCTTGACCATCAACTAAGTTTTGACATAATCGAGCCATCTCAGTCCGTTCTTTAGTTGCTAACATTAATTTTTTCAAAGCATTTGCTATTACAATAGGAGCAATATCTTTTCCTTCTCCCAAGTTATATATTAGCCTCATTTCACCTAATTTTTTAGCATTAGATGCTTGATTATCTGCCAAAATTAGAATTAGGCTGGGTAAACCCATAAAAGCTAATTCCCAAATAGTAGAACCACTAGCAGAGATGGCTATATCAGACCAAGCCATTAGATTGGGCATATTTTGTACATTTCTGTGAAAATAGATAGGAAACTGTAAATGCTGACTAGCTACTTG
The Nostoc punctiforme PCC 73102 genome window above contains:
- a CDS encoding Gfo/Idh/MocA family protein, whose translation is MKVCVGIIGLGRIGHRFGISPQGDPLSHSEGYAQIPNVTVVLGVDPDPEACKNFLQRFSQAQVYSSLKDVPDGLHLEVVSVCSPTHLHAQGVIAALAWRPRVILCEKPLAVNVAEAEIMLAACSAQGCILITNYSRRWTPMLQALKNLTNQDDGLGTPIGACLRYNGGLLHNGTHWIDMLLALFGSVSCTYRLEKLSVAQDDAAESIALSWNSGLTAYLIAVRGTGCSIGEGELWGTGGMLRYSAGGGQVTWQTAQPSQWSGFQELDQAKIICEAGLKGHILGAVTEAVQLAKIGGQPTCSGADGVLALQVVEMARNNKFLIK
- a CDS encoding GNAT family N-acetyltransferase, translating into MNLNKNDCFLEGEIVYLRLPDIQKDIYEGNWHQWFNDPDITRYLIHGVYPINREQEAHIIEQEIKKTNSIVLSIISRENHQHIGVISLKNIDLINRNAEIGIVMGVQTVMGSALEAMALLTKHSFDKLNLIKIYAGQHEGLWKWINTLELIGYRIEGYRHNSGIRFGQSYGVVLTSVDGEDFYELEKKRGGNILSSSLRDLLKTRRKENLIPKLKKFLVQLHCHIN
- a CDS encoding cytidylyltransferase domain-containing protein translates to MTRVIATIEARMGSSRLPGKVLKEAVGKPMLLLMVERARRARYIDEVVVATTTNEKDEAIASLCSKHNIAYFRGSEENVLERVVETGRHYQAEVSVLLTGDCPLIDPYVIDQHICAFFAAYPHVDYVANCEVRSYPHGLDLMVLSWKTLAQTVDFASTKPFGEHVGWYIRRHPERYRRLDIIAPPGLSNPFFRITLDYQEDYDHIKAIFETLYPQNPQFTTVDILNYAQQQGWIDS
- a CDS encoding WbqC family protein gives rise to the protein MSRTVVISQPTYLPWLGYFELIAKSDVFVFLDNVQCVKQSWHNRNRLKGNDDQLIWLTVPVKAHPLDTPLSKIQILNNPSVWRRKHLGTIQTCLGSAVYFHTIFPFIQEFINYEYEYLVDLNISLIKLFADLLGLSPNFVKASDLNPQGRRTEMLVNLCQQLDADYYYSPMGSKVYIEEEKHLFIEEDIKLNYQIWEHPCYSQRGKIFVSHLSILDTLMNIGLEATRSLIIPNKLKDI
- a CDS encoding DegT/DnrJ/EryC1/StrS family aminotransferase — protein: MVITREKPALLGGSKVFPEPLPRYISTSFQETEAAIQVLKSGILSDYIGAAGLYFMGGKQVRTLEEQWANYFNVRHALSVNSATSGLHAAVIAAGVSFGDEVIVPPQTMSATATAVVMANGTPVFVDHEEASCCIDPEAVEGAISTRTKAIIAVNLFGGPAQLVRLRKLADRHGLILIEDNAQAPGGQHQGRWLGTIAHLGVFSLNCHKTIQCGEGGIVVTNDDYLARRVALVRNHGENAIEAENWYEDADIVGYNYRLTELQGAIAQVQLQRLEELTQPRLKIAEALDQGLSKFKALRTAKVGSGDRHVYYTYPIWIDPQQAGLSRDRFVEALQAEGCPLTGRYVRPLYRLPLFQKLQQEGKTIVSHPTGVCPIAEKTYNETLLSTTLIQIPGGIDLVDRFVASVAKVLAHAEELSRGKDK
- the pseI gene encoding pseudaminic acid synthase codes for the protein MQEINIAGIQIGQNHPPFIVAEMSGNHNQSLEHALEIVEAAAKAGVNALKIQTYTADTMTLDINEGEFYINNPDSLWHGNSLYQLYQQAYTPWEWHKPIFDRCKELGIIGFSTPFDASAVDFLESLEVPFYKIASFENTDFPLIRKVASTRKPMIISTGMATVAELDETVITAREAGCQDLILLKCTSTYPATPENSNLLTIPHLHDLFNVQVGLSDHTMGIGVAVVSVALGATFIEKHFTLRRVDGGVDSAFSMEPEEMQQLVIESERAWQALGNIKYGATEAEKESLVFRRSLYIAKDMKAGDIFTSENLRAVRPGLGLSPKYYDTILGKKIKQDAKIGTPISWNLCI
- a CDS encoding class I SAM-dependent methyltransferase, producing the protein MKSHHFQEDILFIKQHYSNLFQQHGDTPHAVQWANRKTQERRMEILIQSGDLSSKKILDFGCGTGHLLTFLQKELEFVGEYIGYDVSEGMIKLAQNKFPKYKFEQRDVLSEGIPEDFDYILINGVFNNRLSDNWGIMTALLKTLFSHTRCVLAFNALSTYVDYFNDGLFYVNPDQVFHFCKEELSPCVTLRHDYLIKPETVPFEFTVYVYNAKIQPRKKM